One window of the Gambusia affinis linkage group LG13, SWU_Gaff_1.0, whole genome shotgun sequence genome contains the following:
- the golga7bb gene encoding golgin subfamily A member 7B translates to MTTEFHNLQEMQHTASLVTKVFIQRDYSEGTVCRFQTKFPTELDNRIERALLEQTVKTLNSYYVEAEKVGGQSYLEGCLACATAYIVFLCMETRYEKVLKKISGYIQEQNEKIYAPRGLLLTDPIERGMRVLEISVFEDRGSSGSSPSSSMSSCGTAR, encoded by the exons ATGACAACAGAG TTTCATAACCTCCAGGAGATGCAGCACACTGCATCGCTGGTAACAAAGGTGTTCATACAGCGAGACTACAGCGAAGGAACTGTGTGCCGATTCCAGACCAAGTTCCCCACAGAGCTCGACAACAGG aTAGAGAGAGCTCTGCTTGAGCAGACAGTAAAGACCCTGAACTCTTATTATGTGGAGGCTGAGAAAGTTGGTGGTCAGTCATACCTGGAAGGATGCCTGGCTTGTGCAACAGCATACATCGTCTTCCTCTGCATGGAAACACGCTATGAGAAG GTCTTGAAGAAGATATCAGGCTACATCCAGGAGCAGAATGAGAAGATCTACGCTCCGAGAGGTCTGCTGCTCACAGACCCCATAGAGAGAGGAATGAGGGTT CTGGAGATCAGCGTGTTTGAGGACCGGGGCTCAAGCGGCTCTAGTCCCAGCAGCAGCATGTCATCGTGCGGCACTGCTCGGTGA